NNNNNNNNNNNNNNNNNNNNNNNNNNNNNNNNNNNNNNNNNNNNNNNNNNNNNNNNNNNNNNNNNNNNNNNNNNNNNNNNNNNNNNNNNNNNNNNNNNNNNNNNNNNNNNNNNNNNNNNNNNNNNNNNNNNNNNNNNNNNNNNNNNNNNNNNNNNNNNNNNNNNNNNNNNNNNNNNNNNNNNNNNNNNNNNNNNNNNNNNNNNNNNNNNNNNNNNNNNNNNNNNNNNNNNNNNNNNNNNNNNNNNNNNNNNNNNNNNNNNNNNNNNNNNNNNNNNNNNNNNNNNNNNNNNNNNNNNNNNNNNNNNNNNNNNNNNNNNNNNNNNNNNNNNNNNNNNNNNNNNNNNNNNNNNNNNNNNNNNNNNNNNNNNNNNNNNNNNNNNNNNNNNNNNNNNNNNNNNNNNNNNNNNNNNNNNNNNNNNNNNNNNNNNNNNNNNNNNNNNNNNNNNNNNNNNNNNNNNNNNNNNNNNNNNNNNNNNNNNNNNNNNNNNNNNNNNNNNNNNNNNNNNNNNNNNNNNNNNNNNNNNNNNNNNNNNNNNNNNNNNNNNNNNNNNNNNNNNNNNNNNNNNNNNNNNNNNNNNNNNNNNNNNNNNNNNNNNNNNNNNNNNNNNNNNNNNNNNNNNNNNNNNNNNNNNNNNNNNNNNNNNNNNNNNNNNNNNNNNNNNNNNNNNNNNNNNNNNNNNNNNNNNNNNNNNNNNNNNNNNNNNNNNNNNNNNNNNNNNNNNNNNNNNNNNNNNNNNNNNNNNNNNNNNNNNNNNNNNNNNNNNNNNNNNNNNNNNNNNNNNNNNNNNNNNNNNNNNNNNNNNNNNNNNNNNNNNNNNNNNNNNNNNNNNNNNNNNNNNNNNNNNNNNNNNNNNNNNNNNNNNNNNNNNNNNNNNNNNNNNNNNNNNNNNNNNNNNNNNNNNNNNNNNNNNNNNNNNNNNNNNNNNNNNNNNNNNNNNNNNNNNNNNNNNNNNNNNNNNNNNNNNNNNNNNNNNNNNNNNNNNNNNNNNNNNNNNNNNNNNNNNNNNNNNNNNNNNNNNNNNNNNNNNNNNNNNNNNNNNNNNNNNNNNNNNNNNNNNNNNNNNNNNNNNNNNNNNNNNNNNNNNNNNNNNNNNNNNNNNNNNNNNNNNNNNNNNNNNNNNNNNNNNNNNNNNNNNNNNNNNNNNNNNNNNNNNNNNNNNNNNNNNNNNNNNNNNNNNNNNNNNNNNNNNNNNNNNNNNNNNNNNNNNNNNNNNNNNNNNNNNNNNNNNNNNNNNNNNNNNNNNNNNNNNNNNNNNNNNNNNNNNNNNNNNNNNNNNNNNNNNNNNNNNNNNNNNNNNNNNNNNNNNNNNNNNNNNNNNNNNNNNNNNNNNNNNNNNNNNNNNNNNNNNNNNNNNNNNNNNNNNNNNNNNNNNNNNNNNNNNNNNNNNNNNNNNNNNNNNNNNNNNNNNNNNNNNNNNNNNNNNNNNNNNNNNNNNNNNNNNNNNNNNNNNNNNNNNNNNNNNNNNNNNNNNNNNNNNNNNNNNNNNNNNNNNNNNNNNNNNNNNNNNNNNNNNNNNNNNNNNNNNNNNNNNNNNNNNNNNNNNNNNNNNNNNNNNNNNNNNNNNNNNNNNNNNNNNNNNNNNNNNNNNNNNNNNNNNNNNNNNNNNNNNNNNNNNNNNNNNNNNNNNNNNNNNNNNNNNNNNNNNNNNNNNNNNNNNNNNNNNNNNNNNNNNNNNNNNNNNNNNNNNNNNNNNNNNNNNNNNNNNNNNNNNNNNNNNNNNNNNNNNNNNNNNNNNNNNNNNNNNNNNNNNNNNNNNNNNNNNNNNNNNNNNNNNNNNTTTAAATTTAGCCATTAAAGATATATTTTATGCAAGTAAAAAAAttttaggataaaattaaaataaaataaaatttaaagatatttttaaattttgttgacaaacacaaaagacaaaaaaaatatactttaacaACGAACAAACGAACAAAATAGAAAGTAGAAAAGTCTATATATTACCGAATTTTATCATTAGCCAAGAAAAAGACGTAACGTTGGTCATATAGTCATATttttaggataaaattaaaataaaataaaatttaaagatatttttaaattttgttgacaaacacaaaagacaaaaaaaatatactttaaaaaaaaaacaacgaACAAAATAGAAAGTAGAAAAGTCTATATATTACCGAATTTTATCATTAGCCAAGAAAAAGACGTAACGTTGGTCATATACTCATATAGTCATATTATATATCGATTATCCAGGTATAGGATAATCTTATAATTATAACCGATAAAAATATTTCTTAGCGCTGAAGATTTTCCTAAGTCATCCATGGCTGCGCACGTGCTAAAATTATTCATTGAACACACAAAAACATAGCAGGTGTTCCAAAACATCTGGTAGCATTTAATTACGGGTCACTCAAGCATCCTTATTCTTAACCACACAAGTTTAATTTCTCATCATCGATCATATCCTTCATTTCCATAGTCAAATAACTCCCTTTTAACCCCTTCTATTTTTCAAAACATAGCCACTTTCCTCGAAGCTCATCATATTGACCAAAACCAATCCATCTTTACATATAAAAAGACTTGTGCAAGTTGAACCTTTATTAATAATAATCCACACAAAAGTTGGTTGAGTAAACCACTTTTTCCCTTCTTTGTTGATGCAAAATTGCATATAGTGCCAAGAATAATATTATTATCTAAGAGGGGCCATGATGAAGAGCAGAGAGAGAAAAACAGGGGACAAAAAACTGATCAAAGTTACATATATTTCAAGCCCAATGAAGGTTAAGACAAATGCTTCAAATTTTAGAGCTCTTGTGCAAGAACTCACCGGACAAGACTCAAATGTTGCGGATACGTTCATCACCAATAATGGTGCTGATTATGAAGAAAATGTTTCGTCAACTCAAAATCAACAATGGAGGATGGATGAATCCACTTTGTTGAAACCTGATTACAATGAATTTCTCTCAAGATCCTTGATGGAGCCACTAAACGAACACTTTCAATTTCATCATGAGTTGTTAAGCTTTGATGATATCATGCCTTAGCCATCGTTCTTTGATTATATTGTTCAAGAAATTTTTTTGTTATATGCTTCAtgttcttattatttttattttatttcttatagCTAGTTCTAAAATGTGTTTATATATGTGAGtatttgtatttatatatattgGCAATTAATTAGAGGACTGCGATAAAGAACAATGTATATAACAAGATGCATACAAATTGTCTGCTTCATATATTTCATATCCGAGGAGGGAAAGCACGATCATATAATAAAATGTGATCAACATGGAAATTGTAGAGTTtgaatttttatttctaataaaTCTTAATTTTCTCTAATAAGATCACTATAGTTTTTTGGAGTGCATCTTAATTTATGTCCTAACAAATTTTGATGTAGAAATAGATTGAAATCAGAGGTGAAGTTAGACAAtttttgagttttttattttaacaaaaaaattagttaaactgtatatatatatataacaatcaatagaattttaaaatttacttCTTACAGGATAANNNNNNNNNNNNNNNNNNNNNNNNNNNNNNNNNNNNNNNNNNNNNNNNNNNNNNNNNNNNNNNNNNNNNNNNNNNNNNNNNNNNNNNNNNNNNNNNNNNNNNNNNNNNNNNNNNNNNNNNNNNNNNNNNNNNNNNNNNNNNNNNNNNNNNNNNNNNNNNNNNNNNNNNNNNNNNNNNNNNNNNNNNNNNNNNNNNNNNNNNNNNNNNNNNNNNNNNNNNNNNNNNNNNNNNNNNNNNNNNNNNNNNNNNNNNNNNNNNNNNNNNNNNNNNNNNNNNNNNNNNNNNNNNGTTAAgaaaatatatgtataatttatGTAAATAATTTAAAACAAAACTATAACTTATgtactaaaaaataataatattattacaattaaaatgaattaaaatttacAACTTCTACAGACAATTGTGCTCGATATTTTTCATAATTCAAAATCATTTATTATTGAATCAATACTAAAAAATAGTTGTAATTTTTTTCTCATTGTAAATTATTAAATCattcataaaaattttatttgcCATTTTACTTTGAAGTTTtgttttaacaatttttattgctaaaattttttttgttattattgtaGATACAAAAAGAGTCAAGACATTGCGAATCGATCTATCaattaaatgataattttttttatttctttcaatcTTTGACATAACTCAAAAAATGTACTGGTATTTTTTAAATGATTTGGTATATCAAATTCATAATGTTGTAATTGAGTATTCAAAATAATCCTTTCATGATTAGAAGAAATCAAAAGGATAAAATTTTTCAACTAACTTACATatattatgaatgttaaatttaaaACTATCTTTAGGATCCAAAACTATATTTAAAGTCAAAAGCTCTGTAGTTTTTTATTAAATCTACTATTTGACTCTTGTATTTGAGAGTCAATTGCTGTCAAAAATATCTATTTGATAATGATGCTCAATTGTTATCTTTAGTTGACAAGATCATCTCTTCCAACATTGTATATATTGTGTATTCATACCAGGAATGTCAATTTCATACTTCTCACAAAATTCTTTAACAGTCTCATGTAAATTGTACCGACCATTATCCCaattttttaagtaatttttatGCGAAAACAACATGTATTGcattcaaaatattttaaaatttttgttgtaaTATTTGGCATAAAATATTAGTAATCTCATTATTTTTTTCATCAATTGTAACaaaaaaacaaattcaaataagAATAGCACTTTATTGATATCATAATCCTCACCTCTTTGAGCAGAAGTCATACATTcatcaataatattattaaaacgAGTAGCTACAAATATTTTTATCAAGCCATAATTAGAATGAAAGTAAGAACTCCatcttatcttttcaatcttTTGCAAAGTACTCAATTAGTTTGCATCTTGACCTATTAGTTTGACATCATAATCCTGCTAGAGATTATAAATAGAAATCATAGACAACAATTCTTTTTTCAAAGTCACGACAATAGTGTTATTAACATGTACAGGATTAAAGAAGCGTTTTCGAATAAAATCATTTATATCAACAAATCTCAAAGAAATAGTCATTTATTCTTTTTTAGATTCATTACGAGCCTTATCaataatgatataaaatttggtaTCTCCAGTATTATTTCTAGTTGAGTTTCTCATCATTGTAGTAAGAACATGTAGGATTTTCTTCTAAACATCACTTAAAGTATATCTAAcaaatttaagaatattttttaaaccaaattttTGAACACTACTAttgaaaaactctaaaaactttAACAATTTAATAAAGTCACCTTGATTTTTTGAACTTGAGCTTTCATCACGGCCTCTATACGCACAACCTCAAAAAGTTAAGACTTtaccaatatatataatttaaaaaaagataatcgTTTCCACTATTTACTTTTTTCCAATTCTTGAAGTCATTTTCATTGAAGGCATTTGAATATGTATTGATTGAAGATTCCTTAACAAATAAATTACATGATAAACAATATACAACATCATCTTCAATATAATACTATGAAAGGTATAATTCAAACCAAAAAGTTTGAAAATGACGATCATGACTTGTATCACTAGAAAATGGATAataatcaagtattggttgattcGCTCCAGCTTTAAGATAAGCCTGATAACTTTTATCTCTTTTATTTGGATGAAACTTTCAAATCATTAGTTGAATTCTAGGATCTCTTACTAAATGACATACATCCATTTGTTCAGGACTAAGTCGTGAGCGCTTTGACTTTGAGCTAAATTGTTGATGAGTTAAAGTGTTCATGTTTGATACCTCACATATTGAAGATGTTGGTGTTGATGTAATAATAGTAGAAACAACTTCACTTTTTTGGCGATAATTCAActacatttcttttttttttccaaagatatgTAATTGCATtgctttgtaaaaaaaaaaaaaaaaaaaaaaaaaaaaaaaaaccttccaTTTTANNNNNNNNNNNNNNNNNNNNNNNNNNNNNNNNNNNNNNNNNNNNNNNNNNNNNNNNNNNNNNNNNNNNNNNNNNNNNNNNNNNNNNNNNNNNNNNNNNNNNNNNNNNNNNNNNNNNNNNNNNNNNNNNNNNNaatatctttttttttaaaaaaaaaaaaaaaaaaaaaaaaaaaaatacattgtCCATTATAGggacaaagacaaaagaaaaagggGATCTCCTACTTCGGTAAACACTAAATACTAGCAAAAGGAAAACTAGCAAAAGAGATTGAGGATTCACAAAGAACGGTACTCTATAACTTGAGTCATTTCTTGCTAGAGCTTCTTTGCTATTTCCCCAATCACTGTTATCGCCAGCTTCTCACCTCCAAATACCTCCAAATTTTTCGCCTTCCAAAACGCCCAACACAGAGATGCAAGGAGGACCATAGAAGATTGTCTTCTTCCAGTGCTTTTACTTGCCATTTGCCACCAAACTGCAAACTCCATGGTTCCATTTCGTACTATAGCATTCACAAAAGGAGAGGAAGACCAAATCTTAGGAGTGGGACTGCATTGCACCAAGGCGTGAAGGAGTGGGACCAAATCTTTGATCTTTTTTATGATGTTGTTGTTGCTGATGATTGGATTTGGAAGAGTGAAAGTAGAGAATGgagttaaagaagaagaaaaagagagtgAGGAAGAGAATCTGTCAATCTGGTGAAGATAATTTGAGATTAGGGTTTTTAGTAAGGAAGAAAATTTGGTGAAGATAATTTGAGATTAGGGTTTTTAACCTaatagggaccaaattgagtttAAAACTTATATGAGCCACGTAATATAGCCGTTGTTGTCCACTGTGGCATTCTCTGACACACGTCATCACTCATTTTGTGAATATTCGCCGGAATATACTTCAGGTACGACCGTTGTTAAATTCAGGgacaaatttgaaaaaattttaagtttaaggACGAGTTAGAGGTTTGATTACAAGTTTAGAGACCACTTTGAGATTTAACTCCACATATAATATATGGCTCTTTAATCACAAAAGTTAGGGATTGAGCTCGATGGGACACTTTTAGAGAGAAACAATTTTGTTATTAGAACACAATCTCAGCCACAATAATAAAGTGTTTGTTGCTAGTCTTTGTTAGTTTTGGTCAGGTTTATTCGGCTTTACTAAAAAATGAAAACATAGTGGTGCAAGGCCAAAAGGTTGGGGTGTTCATGAGTTAAGTCCAGACAGGTTTAAGATTGGGTCTATTTTAACCCAAGATGAAAGTGAATCAAAATAAATCGGGTTAAACTGGATCGATTTGATGTAAAATTAGTATATATAAATTTGTCAATCCGAATCTAATTTAAAAATAACACtacataaaaaaaatccaaacaatTCAAATTTAGATTGGATTTTGGGTCGGAATAAGTCTTGAACAGCCCCTACAAAAGGCCTAACTGTGCTTGTTTGCACGGACGAGACACTGAGACAGGGACGCAGAGACACAAAATCATATTTTATAAATGAGACATGGACAAAGACATTGTATTTGGAGAcattaaattaatatatattgtgTCCATTCTGACAGGAATGATACAGACACTAACAAAGAacagaatttattttttattttttcttttattattcttgttaattttgggTAAAATGCTTAAATAAACCAAAGTCAATCCCAAATTACACAAATCACCCAAACGAGAAAAACGTTACATGGATCTCCCTTGTAAGATGTAAATCGAATCACTCTGattcgatttatgcatgcatgtTGTCGATGTAGTAAATCGAATCACTCTGattcgatttatgcatgcatgtTGTCGATGTAGTAAATCGAATTACTCCAATTTGATTTATGCATGCACGTGATTCCCACCATAAAACAAGCTGTTTTGATTTAGCCTTGGTTTTGTTCCCATAGTAATTCAAATTaggctgattcgaattacatacaaTATGTGCCCATGGTAATTCGACTTTGACTGAGTCGATTTATTAAGCATTTCCCTATAAATAGAATTCAAATTGAGCTCATTCAAACTACAATTCAAAAATCCAACCCCACCAAACCCCAAAGAAACCTCAACCCAAATACTCCAACATTAGGATATTCTACTGATGACGGATAACCCGGATCGTCTTTATCGCTTGGACGAAATTGCCCATATTGCTGGTGTCATCAATGAAGAGGTTAATGCATACATTTTTTTCTTCGAAAATACGATTAGATGTTTTACTTATTTTTTGTCTCTTTTAACGTTAGTCATAATTTACAATTTTTAAACTAGATAGAATGGTTAGAGTAGTGACTTATTAGTTTCTAGAGGTTTGACGGGGCAATTTCTAATTTGGATAGTGATTACAAATAACTAGAAAATTATGAGTAGTGAAGATAATGGGTAGTGAAATTTGGTTAGAGTAAGAATAGTGATTGGAGTCTATGTTGTGATTTGGGTTGTTTTTAAAGAAAGTATGGGTAGTGACATGCTGTTTTACTTAGAATTCATGTGATGCCAAGGTTGCTAGCGATGAACTTGTTAGTGATCCAAGATTGTGCGATCCTGTACATTAAATCAATTTTTGTATTAATATTAAACTTATTTTATTAGTCCTAGTTTGATGaatatatgattttattttgtgtttgaacCCGTAAGATTATTTGGTTGCGTTTATGGTATTCTTTAGATTAACAGATGCATTAATTGATATTGTTATAGAAATATGTTTTGATGTGATCCTAAGAGACAATTGGTTATCTTGTTTATACAGCCCTACCGATGTATCACGAGCATGAGATGGCAGCAGGGTATGCGCCTGAATGAGAAGATCGTTTCGTACTTACATATG
The DNA window shown above is from Arachis ipaensis cultivar K30076 chromosome B08, Araip1.1, whole genome shotgun sequence and carries:
- the LOC107611587 gene encoding uncharacterized protein LOC107611587; its protein translation is MMKSRERKTGDKKLIKVTYISSPMKVKTNASNFRALVQELTGQDSNVADTFITNNGADYEENVSSTQNQQWRMDESTLLKPDYNEFLSRSLMEPLNEHFQFHHELLSFDDIMP